In a genomic window of Polyodon spathula isolate WHYD16114869_AA chromosome 21, ASM1765450v1, whole genome shotgun sequence:
- the LOC121296276 gene encoding glucose-6-phosphate isomerase-like isoform X2, translating into MKMLVELAKSRGVEQAREKMFTGEPINFTEGRAVLHIALRNRSNSPINVAGKDVMPEVNKVLEKMKNFCQKVRSGEWKGYTGKSITDVVNIGIGGSDLGPLMVTEALKPYSKGGPKAWFVSNIDGTHMAKTLAELNPETTLFIIASKTFTTQETITNAESAKEWFLQSAGDKSAVAKHFVALSTNAPKVKDFGIDTNNMFEFWDWVGGRYSLWSAIGLSIALHIGFENFEHLLSGAHWMDNHFRNTPLEKNVPVLLALLGVWYGNMFGAETHALLPYDQYMHRFAAYFQQGDMESNGKYITSKGTRVDYSTGPIVWGEPGTNGQHAFYQLIHQGTRMVPADFHIPVETQNPIRNNLHHKILIANFLAQTEALMKGKTTEEARKELEGAGLDGEALENLLPHKVFEGNRPTNSIVFKKLTPFILGALIAMYEHKIFVQGVIWDINSYDQWGVELGKQLAKQIEPELQDDNEVTSHDCSTNGLINFIKKNWA; encoded by the exons GGCCGCGCTGTGCTCCACATCGCCTTGAGGAATCGATCCAACTCCCCCATCAACGTGGCCGGCAAGGACGTGATGCCAGAGGTCAACAAGGTGCTGGAGAAGATGAAAAACTTCTGTCAG AAAGTTCGCAGCGGAGAATGGAAGGGCTACACAGGCAAATCCATCACTGATGTTGTCAACATTGGCATCGGTGGGTCTGACCTG GGCCCGTTGATGGTGACTGAAGCTCTGAAACCCTACTCCAAAGGAGGCCCCAAGGCTTGGTTTGTGTCCAACATTGATGGCACCCACATGGCCAAGACCCTGGCGGAGCTCAACCCTGAGACCACCCTCTTCATCATTGCATCCAAG ACCTTCACCACCCAGGAGACAATCACCAATGCAGAGTCTGCCAAGGAGTGGTTTCTGCAAAGTGCTGGGGAT AAATCTGCTGTTGCCAAGCACTTCGTTGCACTCTCCACCAATGCT cccaAAGTAAAGGATTTTGGAATAGACACCAACAACATGTTTGAGTTCTGGGAT tgggTTGGTGGCCGTTACTCCCTTTGGTCAGCTATTGGTCTCTCCATTGCCCTGCATATAG GATTTGAGAACTTTGAGCATCTTCTGAGTGGAGCTCACTGGATG GACAATCACTTCCGCAACACCCCCTTGGAAAAGAACGTCCCTGTTCTGTTGGCCCTGCTGGGGGTCTGGTATGGCAACATGTTCGGAGCTGAGACTCATGCCCTGCTGCCCTATGACCAGTACATGCACCGCTTTGCAGCTTACTTCCAGCAG GGGGATATGGAATCTAATGGGAAGTACATTACCAGCAAGGGAACCCGTGTGGACTACAGCACTGGACCTATTGTGTGGGGAGAGCCTGGAACCAATGGACAGCATGCTTTCTATCAGCTTATACACCAAG GAACACGCATGGTCCCTGCTGACTTCCATATCCCAGTGGAGACCCAGAACCCCATCAGGAACAACCTACACCACAAG ATCTTGATCGCTAACTTCCTGGCCCAGACAGAGGCTCTGATGAAGGGGAAAACTACAGAGGAGGCCCGCAAGGAACTGGAGGGAGCTGGCCTTGATGGAGAGGCCTTGGAAAATCTGCTTCCTCACAAG GTCTTTGAAGGAAACAGACCCACCAACTCCATTGTGTTTAAGAAGCTGACTCCCTTCATTCTAGGAGCTTTGATTG CCATGTATGAGCACAAGATCTTCGTACAGGGAGTCATTTGGGACATCAACAGCTATGACCAGTGGGG TGTTGAACTTGGAAAACAACTGGCGAAGCAAATTGAACCAGAACTGCAAGACGACAACGAGGTGACATCGCACGACTGTTCGACCAATGGGCTGATCAACTTCATCAAGAAGAACTGGGCCTGA